A section of the Bacillus pumilus genome encodes:
- a CDS encoding collagen-like protein, translated as MCVIQGRPGRRGPAGPAGAAGPAGPAGATGVGLTGIVAFDPAAAPGYPVGQVVTSNGSTYLVNTASPTGTPGTSPDYTLIAGAGATGATGVGLTGIVPFDPASAPGYRVGQVVTSNGSTYLVNTASPTGTPGTSPDYTLIAGAGATGATGSSGATGSSGPTGPTGATGVGLTGIVAFDPAAAPGYPVGQVVTSNGSTYLVNTASPTGTPATSPDYTLIAGAGATGATGDTGATGVTGATGVTGVTGATGVTGNTGATGDTGATGVTGATGDTGATGVTGVTGATGVTGNTGATGDTGATGVTGATGDTGATGVTGATGATGVTGVTGATGLFFSSAIAGVQNNDQTVPAGGIVSFSNVETIGTGITFNGTNSFTLNQPGLYHVEYDVNTAENSGSSVFNLIGNNNILSAIGNSASGGNMGGGAVIRVFPGTPVNVILQNGSVGARDLVTVPGIDGSGSAASIRIVRFADGPV; from the coding sequence GTGTGTGTTATTCAAGGTCGACCAGGTAGGAGAGGTCCAGCCGGTCCAGCGGGTGCAGCAGGTCCAGCCGGCCCAGCAGGGGCAACAGGTGTAGGTCTAACAGGAATTGTAGCATTTGATCCAGCAGCAGCACCAGGTTATCCAGTTGGTCAAGTGGTGACGTCCAATGGAAGCACATATCTAGTGAATACGGCATCTCCAACAGGAACGCCAGGAACATCACCAGATTACACGTTGATAGCAGGTGCAGGGGCAACAGGAGCGACGGGTGTAGGTTTAACAGGAATTGTGCCATTCGATCCAGCATCAGCGCCTGGTTATCGAGTAGGTCAAGTGGTGACGTCTAATGGAAGCACATATCTAGTGAATACGGCATCTCCAACAGGAACGCCAGGAACATCACCAGATTACACGTTAATAGCAGGTGCAGGGGCAACAGGAGCCACCGGTTCTAGTGGAGCTACTGGTTCTAGCGGACCAACAGGTCCAACGGGAGCGACGGGTGTAGGTTTAACAGGAATTGTAGCATTTGATCCAGCAGCAGCACCAGGTTATCCAGTTGGCCAAGTGGTGACGTCCAATGGAAGCACATATCTAGTGAATACGGCATCTCCAACAGGAACGCCAGCAACATCACCAGATTACACGTTAATAGCAGGTGCAGGAGCCACCGGCGCAACAGGAGACACGGGTGCCACCGGAGTTACAGGTGCGACCGGCGTCACAGGTGTTACTGGAGCAACCGGTGTAACGGGTAATACCGGCGCAACAGGAGACACGGGTGCTACAGGAGTTACAGGAGCCACCGGAGATACAGGTGCGACCGGCGTCACAGGTGTTACTGGAGCAACCGGTGTAACGGGTAATACCGGCGCAACAGGAGACACGGGTGCTACAGGAGTTACAGGAGCCACCGGAGATACAGGTGCGACCGGCGTCACAGGTGCCACCGGAGCAACCGGTGTAACGGGTGTCACAGGAGCCACCGGACTTTTTTTTAGTAGTGCAATTGCAGGAGTACAGAACAACGATCAAACTGTCCCAGCAGGTGGTATAGTCAGTTTTAGTAACGTTGAAACTATAGGAACTGGAATTACGTTTAATGGAACAAATTCATTCACTCTTAATCAACCTGGTCTTTATCATGTAGAATATGATGTGAATACAGCAGAAAATTCTGGGAGTAGTGTTTTTAATTTAATTGGGAATAATAATATACTTTCAGCTATAGGTAATTCAGCAAGCGGAGGGAATATGGGAGGTGGAGCAGTAATTAGAGTGTTTCCAGGAACCCCAGTTAATGTCATCTTGCAAAATGGCTCAGTTGGAGCAAGGGATTTAGTAACAGTTCCTGGTATTGATGGGTCTGGTTCTGCTGCTAGTATACGGATTGTCAGATTTGCAGACGGACCAGTTTAA
- a CDS encoding collagen-like protein, with the protein MKRCRHCGKSCPSNKRGSWYDSHEDYGWECDSCKRVRKNPCCGKDPCVCVIQGRPGRRGPAGPAGAAGPAGPAGATGATGVGLTGIVAFDPASASGYRVGQVVTSNGSTYLVNTASPTGTPGTSPDYTLIAGAGATGATGVGLTGIVPFDPASAPGYRVGQVVTSNGSTYLVNTAPPTGTPGTSPDYTLIAGAGATGATGSSGATGSSGATGSSGPTGPTGATGVGLTGIVAFDPASAPGYPVGQVVTSNGSTYIVNRASPTGTPGTSPDYTLIAGVGATGATGATGTGSTGATGPTGATGVGLTGIVPFDPASAPGYPVGRAVTFNGSTYLVNTAPPTGTPGTSPDYTLIAGAGATGATGTSGATGSSGPTGPTGATGVGLTGIVPFDPTAAPGYPVGQVVTSNGSTYIVNTASPTGTPGTSPDYTLIAGAGATGATGTSGATGSSGPAGPTGATGVGLTGIVPFDPTASPGYPVGQVVTSNGSTYIVNTASPTGTPGTSPDYTLIAGAGATDCHTPSEARLGVWEAFFIKSHPS; encoded by the coding sequence ATGAAAAGATGTAGACATTGCGGAAAATCATGTCCATCTAATAAAAGAGGAAGTTGGTATGACTCGCATGAAGATTACGGTTGGGAGTGTGATAGCTGTAAGAGAGTAAGGAAAAACCCATGTTGTGGAAAGGATCCGTGTGTGTGTGTTATTCAAGGTCGACCAGGTAGGAGAGGTCCAGCCGGCCCGGCGGGTGCAGCAGGTCCAGCCGGCCCAGCAGGGGCAACAGGAGCGACAGGTGTAGGTCTAACAGGAATTGTAGCATTTGATCCAGCATCAGCATCAGGTTATCGAGTAGGTCAAGTGGTGACGTCCAATGGAAGCACATATCTAGTGAATACGGCATCTCCAACAGGAACGCCAGGAACATCACCAGATTACACGTTGATAGCAGGTGCAGGGGCAACAGGAGCGACGGGTGTAGGTTTGACAGGAATTGTGCCATTCGATCCAGCATCAGCGCCTGGTTATCGAGTAGGTCAAGTGGTGACGTCCAATGGAAGCACATATCTAGTGAATACGGCGCCTCCAACAGGCACGCCAGGAACATCACCAGATTATACGTTAATAGCAGGTGCAGGTGCAACAGGAGCCACCGGTTCTAGTGGAGCTACTGGTTCTAGTGGAGCTACTGGTTCTAGCGGACCAACAGGTCCAACGGGAGCGACGGGTGTAGGTTTAACAGGAATTGTAGCATTTGATCCAGCATCAGCACCAGGTTATCCAGTGGGTCAAGTGGTGACGTCCAATGGAAGCACGTATATCGTGAATAGGGCGTCTCCAACAGGCACGCCAGGAACATCACCAGATTATACATTGATAGCGGGTGTGGGTGCTACAGGAGCTACCGGTGCAACAGGTACAGGATCCACAGGAGCCACGGGTCCAACAGGAGCGACTGGAGTAGGACTAACAGGAATTGTGCCATTCGATCCAGCATCAGCACCAGGTTATCCAGTGGGTAGAGCGGTGACGTTCAATGGAAGCACGTATCTAGTGAATACGGCGCCTCCAACGGGCACGCCAGGAACATCACCAGATTACACGTTGATAGCGGGTGCAGGTGCAACAGGAGCCACAGGTACTAGTGGAGCGACTGGTTCAAGCGGCCCAACAGGTCCAACAGGAGCGACCGGTGTAGGTTTAACAGGAATTGTGCCATTTGATCCAACAGCAGCACCAGGTTATCCAGTAGGTCAAGTTGTGACGTCCAATGGAAGTACGTATATCGTGAATACGGCGTCTCCAACGGGCACGCCAGGAACATCACCAGATTACACGTTGATAGCGGGTGCAGGTGCAACAGGAGCCACAGGTACTAGTGGAGCGACTGGTTCAAGCGGCCCAGCAGGTCCAACAGGAGCGACCGGAGTAGGCTTAACAGGAATTGTACCATTCGATCCAACAGCATCACCAGGTTATCCAGTAGGTCAAGTTGTGACGTCCAATGGAAGTACGTATATCGTGAATACGGCGTCTCCAACGGGCACGCCAGGAACATCACCAGATTACACGTTGATAGCGGGTGCAGGTGCAACAGATTGCCACACACCTAGCGAAGCTAGGCTAGGTGTGTGGGAGGCCTTTTTCATTAAATCTCATCCATCATAA
- a CDS encoding collagen-like protein — protein MFYTAATGATGATGVTGATGTGATGATGATGATGATGATGATGATGATGATGATGATGATGATGATGTGATGATGATGGTGATGPTGVTGATGPTGATGTLSTASASTSNGTTQTVASNGNFSLVGNQFLDNVTFTAPDTFTVQQSGNYYISAQVSAVATQAGPISIGVSTNGVLGGGSGTSSGIVNGTSTGEQVSAIGFSGVVPAGTVFRLVNISGQPITVSTLRLTLFKINN, from the coding sequence ATGTTCTACACGGCAGCAACCGGAGCAACCGGAGCCACGGGTGTCACGGGAGCAACAGGAACAGGAGCGACCGGAGCGACCGGAGCGACCGGAGCAACCGGAGCCACGGGAGCAACCGGAGCCACGGGAGCAACCGGAGCCACGGGTGCAACCGGAGCCACAGGAGCGACCGGAGCCACAGGAGCCACGGGAGCAACAGGAACAGGCGCCACAGGAGCGACCGGGGCAACTGGAGGGACCGGAGCCACGGGTCCAACGGGAGTGACAGGCGCAACCGGTCCAACGGGTGCCACTGGAACGTTATCAACAGCCTCGGCTTCTACTAGTAATGGTACTACTCAAACCGTAGCTAGTAATGGAAACTTTTCATTAGTTGGGAACCAATTTTTAGATAATGTAACTTTTACTGCTCCAGATACATTTACCGTACAACAAAGTGGTAACTATTATATATCTGCACAAGTTAGTGCGGTTGCTACTCAAGCAGGCCCAATTAGTATAGGTGTTTCAACAAATGGAGTTTTGGGTGGTGGTAGTGGTACTTCAAGTGGTATTGTCAACGGAACTTCAACAGGTGAACAAGTATCAGCTATAGGTTTTTCTGGCGTAGTCCCTGCAGGAACGGTGTTCAGATTAGTCAATATAAGCGGGCAGCCAATTACAGTTAGTACTTTAAGGCTTACCCTTTTCAAAATCAATAATTAA